CTAGAAGAAGCAAACATTTTAATTTCATTGTGTCGACGATAATTCATCCTGGGTGGCAACCATTCTTTTTGATGAACACACAGTCACAGGTCACGATTTTTCTTCCGACAAGCGTCGTCATGGGTCTCAATTTTATCTGGTAATCTAATCTGACCCTGTTGACGAAATGTGTGTTAGGTGGAACAGCTGGAACCATTTCGCCTGCCAGATCAACGAGGAGATCATCAGGGAGACAGGTACGCTACACTTGCTCCAATCCCCATCTCATGTCCCACTTTCAGTTCTTCAATGCACATGCGGCCCAATCGCTTGCGAAGCCGTTGTGCCCTTCATCACGTCCTTGTCACTGCTAACATGCCCGGAACTCGATCCGAACCCTGTAACAGTAGGTTAGCAAACATTCGAGGAGGCATCGGTCGGTGATGCTGACCTTGGAGCGACTTAACCCTGTGTTGGCCTAAGAAAACAAGATAAGATTCATCGAAAAGGCCATAGACACAAGTCACACAGCCCTAATCAATTAGCTTCGCTACCAGCCAGCCGAGAAACATGTTTAGATTCTTTTTGTCCGAGCGAACCAGCCACGGGCACGCCGGACGTTTGTGCGGTGGGTCGTCGGTGCGGCGAGCCATCCAAGAGATTTTTGTGCAGACTCGAGGGCGTCGGCGCTGGGCGTTGCCCCCAAGAGCCAGATATATAGACCTCGCCTCACACTTGTCGGCCGGCACAAGCTAGCTAGCTACCACTCCAGTTCACTCGCTGCCGAGCGGCGAGTTGCTGTTGGTCGTTGCTTACAGCTTGCAAGCAGCAAGTTGCACGAAGCCACGAACAATACAAACACTACGACAACCCGTGCACATTTGCCATATTCTCTCCTCCAGAATCCCTGCCCGATCTTCTATATTTTAGATCAAATGCCTAATCTTTATTCCTCGAGCAGACGGATCTGATCTGGGAATCATTCGTCCATACATCCGGAGACGCCTTTTCAGCCTTTGAGTGATTCGGAGATGCCTTTTTTCCGTCATTTGTCCCGGAAATCTGCATAAAGAAAACAAGCAAGTGGAACCATGTGTTGGTACGTAGTAGCTTTTGTAACAGTAGCAGCTTAACCGGTCCAATCTACTCAAGAACGGAAATATCCCAAGCATGTTACGCTTTAGCTATATCCATTGAGAGGAGCACGTCCACATGCCATCCTGTAGGTAGCCGATAAGATATGAAGATGGTTTGCCATCCTGAATGTGAACGGGCTCGTGTGCAGAATAACTTCGATTCTCATGTTCATGAGGGTTGAGGGGTGATGAGGACCCATAACCATAGTTTAGGCCAACCGATCAATTGCGAAAAGGACCCCATTGTTTTTTCTAAAATATTACATGTTTTGTCAGATGAGGATTGGGATGAATTTAATCGCTTATGTTGACAGCCTGTGTAGCGCAGAGCTCTGAACATATCTTGATCAGGTTTTTTATGGCTCTGGATGCCTGGATATATTAATTCTCTCACCAGTCTAAAAACATATGTGGTCCAAtggattaaataaataaatcaattGACCATTGTGTCACAGTCTCACAGACCGCAATGGTCTCTCCAGAATCTATGACGTTGCTCATAGATAGATATGTCAGGATAGGGACTTCTGAACTAACAAGTTGGCTCGGACTTGGAACTGTTGCAGCCTAACTACCCAGTTCTAATAAGAGGAGGCATGCACCTGCTCCTATTGTACTGACCCCATTGACACGCAGCTATGGTTGGTCACTACTAGAACCACCGAGTCACTAGTTGGGTCATTGTGATGATCTCGTTGTGTTACTACAACAGTAATGCAATGAATTTCATGGTGTCAAATTACACAATTGAAATAATTGTCATACACAAAGCTCTTTTCTTATAGATTAACCGGTTTCCTTTCCTTCAGCTGATGCACTGATCAACACTGGTCTGGCGAAGTTGGGCTATAAATATGTCAACATAGGTATGGGGTGATCTCTGAACCATGTTTATTTTCTTCAAGAATACCCTCTCTTAACCATGCTTTACATGACAAGTTGGACGTAATTACTGCAATATTTTCTACAGTGTCTTAATCTTACTCAAATATGTTTCCCGTCTTTTGTTTCAGACGATTGCTGGGCAGAACAAAACAGGGATTACCAGGTATGGAGATAAACTTGGCATAAAAGCATTGCTAACCACTTGTATCATTTTCAGTACAGTGCAACTGTGAAAGTGTATTTTTATAGATTCAAGAAATTCCTCTAATCTAGTTTTGAACATCAAGAGATTATTGTTAATTGCTATTTTTCAAAACAAATCATGTACGTGTGTATACTATGTTTGAAGACGTCTTCAAAGCGGAGAATTATGCATGTGAGTAACATTTATAATGTTATCGCTGTCAGGGTAACATGGTTCCACATAGGCAAACATTCCCCTCTGGCATCAAGGCGCTTGCAGATTATGTGCACGCAAAAGGGCTGAAGCTTGGTGTTTACAGTGATGCTGGGTATGCTAGCCATCCAATCTATCATAGCAAACACATTAATCTGTTAGCATACTGTAGCAACTACTCTGCATTAGCCCAAGAGAACTCGAATCTGTATAATGACAAACTGGCAATGTGCCTGAAACTAACCGGGACCATGCATGGCAGGACACAAACGTGCAGTCTCAGAATGCCAGGATCACTAGATCATGAAGAGCAAGATGTGAAAACTTTCTCATCTTGGGTATGCACCTTAAAACTAACCGAATGCCATATGCCAAACTGACACAATAAATCCTGATGTTCTTGTACTTCTTGCTTTCTCAAATACAGGGAGTTGATTATCTGAAGTACGACAACTGCAATAATGGTGGCAGGAATGTGGTGGAAAGGTAAAGAGAACAATACTGCAAACAGTACCAGTGCATTGAGTCTTATGTGTTAGATTGCGAAGTAAATTGTCATGGCTCATGCAGATATACTAAGATGAGCAACGCCATCAAGAAATACGGGAAGAACATCTTCTTCTCACTCTGTGAATGGTGAGTTTGCTCTTCATAAGATATTAGGATGGGCAGTAGCAACATCATTCATTGCTGATTCACACTACTGCGGTTCGCTGTTTAGGGGAGACAACAACCCTGCTACATGGGCAGGTGGCATGGGTAATAGCTGGAGGACAACTGGTGACATCGCCGACAACTGGAACAGGTGCTGCTCATTTCATCAACTCTAGAATTTTGGTCAAGTAGCTACTGGAATTAGCAGGATTGATCGTAAGTTACATTGTTACTTCAGCATGACATCCCGTGCGGACCAGAATGATAAATGGGCCTCCTACGCCGGACCTGGTGGATGGAACGGTAGGAGTTTCAGACAAGTCTGTGCCAGTATTGGAGATTGACAAGCCATTTGTTATATTCAAACTGATGTTCTGCTCCAATCTCAGATCCTGACATGCTTGAAGTTGGGAATGGTGGGATGACTGAAGCTGAGTACCGCTCGCACTTCAGCATCTGGGCACTTGCCAAGGTATTTATTTTTCCCACATGCATTTAACACTGTTGCTTCAGTTCTGAAATTTTCGACATTTCTAACTGCAATGCTGGTTCGAATTGTGTAGGCTCCACTTCTGATAGGGTGCGATGTGCGCTCCATGAGCCAGGCGACAAAGAACATAATCAGCAACTCGGAGGTCATCGCCGTCAACCAAGGCAAGTATTATCTTACTTACTTGCCAAAGATACCTTCTTCATATGGGATTTCAGTGTACTCAAACAACAATTTTCATAACAGACAGCCTAGGCGTCCAGGGAAAGAAGGTGCAATCTAGTAATGGTTTGGAGGTATGCCTCAATTCAAACCCCTTAGTCCTGGCTTCCACGACGAAGTTTGAGCCATATCacagcaagacaaaaaaaaaatagcaTGATTCGGAGTCTGTAATTGCGTAATTGTTTGTAGGTATGGGCCGGTCCGCTCAGTGGCAACAGGAAAGCCGTGGTTCTATGGAACAGGCAGGGGTACCAGGCAACCATCACTGCATACTGGTCAAGCGTTGGGCTCCCTGCATCCGCCGCCGTCACTGCCCGTGATCTATGGGCGGTAAGCTCGCTTTCTTCAGAGCTCTTTGATTTTCTTAACAATGCACTGCAGGTTCCAGAGTTCATAACAACAATTTCTGTCTTGCCGTGCAGCACTCGTCATCCTCCGCTCAGGGGCAAATATCCGCCTCGGTGGCGCCTCATGACTGCAAGATGTACATCCTCACACCCAAGTAATTGTAGATGAAAGCATAGACGAAGTCCGTAATGGGGGTTACAGTCGGTCATCTACAGGCCAAGATTCAGGAAAAGGGTTTGCAGTGAAGGATCGGTAGAGCTGAAATGAAATTTGAGAGATGCAATTTGGTTATTTGTGTACCGCTGGAAATAAACTGTAGGTGTATACGATGTGCTGCGAAATGTCGGCGCATTTGTTTCTGAACAAGTTTGCAAGTTGTAGCGAAAGTTGCAGCAATAAAAAAGAATCTCATACCGCTCTCTTCTACCCCTCCGTCCCATGAtataaataaaatgttttcacgaGCTGTTTTTTTAATTTGCCAAAAAAAGTTACGAATAAGAACATTGAGCAGTACTTCGTCAGACATTTGGGCCCTGAAAGTACATTGGGGTTTCTCCCTGAAATTGTTGGGCTCAACCTAAGCAAACCAACCAAACCTGTACTACTGAATGCCAGCACAGAGCTCTGAAGAAATCTAGTTGGTAAGTTCATACTGGCATCCGACAGGTTGGGTGCAGAAGAGAACATGAATCAGGCTGCTGAGAAATTAAACCAGAGGCAAAGAGTGTGGGTAGCACGCCGGCTGGAGCCAACTTCACCCAGGCACTGTGCGACAGCCATCTCCTTGCCTGCTCATGTTACACCCGATGGCCCATGTTAGCACGGTGGCGACTACCCCGGCGTTAGCCGAACAAGCCCGGTCATTCAGTTAGGCTGAACCGATTGGTACGGTTCTTCGTTTTCGTGGAAACTCGGTTTCCAAAATTTGCTGACTGATCGGTGTCTGAGCAAGGCGAGGTTGGTTGAACAAAGAAAACAAAAGGTGGATCTGGATTATGTGCAGTTAAGCTGGATATGGACAAAGCTTATGACGAATTTCTCAGGAAGATGATGGCTAAAATGGATTCCTAGGAAGGTTGGATAGATCTCATCATGGAGTTCGTTTCCTCACTAAGTTACAAAGTAATATTTAACTAAGACATGGGGATCCACTATCCGCATATTTGTTTCTGATTTGCTCCGAGGGCATTTCTAGTATGTTGAATCACAAAGAGGAAATTGGAGGTTTAAAGGAGTGCGTGTGAGTAGGAATACTACTTCTGCCTCACATCTGCTATTTGCAAAATAACCAATATTGTTAACTATGTACACCTTTGTCCCTTCTGCAAAATATTAAATACCATCTGAAGCAACTGAACAACATTCATCAcactattttatttttgtttacagTGCACAGGAAGAAAAAAAATGAATGGCACGAAACAGCTTGGCAAAGCTTCAACTGCATCAAGCTACTATCTCCCTTCAGTTTTATCTTGTAGATGCCAATTGTTTCTTGAatatatcaaagaatcacaacGTCAGCTCTCACCATATCAGAAAATTCAGAGCTGCAGAATAGAGCACTACTCACAATGGAGATATGTTTCCTTGAGTCTACAACTTCTGAAATGTCATAAACGGACAGCGAAGCAACAGACATGTTTGTGCTTGGTGTTTATACTCATATAAGCTAGGGAGACGACCATATAGACCACATTAAATAATGTTGGCGTGGCATACCACTAGCGACCATCCCCCTTGTGCTGTAAATTTTTTTTGGAGCTTCCAGTCTCAAGTTACGTCATGGATAACATACAGCAAAATTTAATTGAAATTGAGACATCATTGTAAAGATCAGTGCAGATTTATGTCATTGAGCACCGTCTACTCACCCTTCCAATCGATGATGATCATTTGGagcaagtacatctcaagctgcgAGCGCAACAACATTGCCATGGACTTGGAGCCCTCGCTTCGCTACGAGCAAGCGCTTCTACTCCACCTCTGAATGTGGTGGCAGATGATGTGGGATTCTGTCAGGCCGCACGAAAAATGATTCAAAAAATTAATCATTTACACTTCGAGCATATTTTCATGCAAAGAAACAAATAGCAGAAGGAA
This Lolium perenne isolate Kyuss_39 chromosome 1, Kyuss_2.0, whole genome shotgun sequence DNA region includes the following protein-coding sequences:
- the LOC127301986 gene encoding alpha-galactosidase; its protein translation is MARASLLLALLAVAATAVAGARVPVPPGTVTGPPLAAYGGNASSVARRRAAENGLGRTPQMGWNSWNHFACQINEEIIRETADALINTGLAKLGYKYVNIDDCWAEQNRDYQGNMVPHRQTFPSGIKALADYVHAKGLKLGVYSDAGTQTCSLRMPGSLDHEEQDVKTFSSWGVDYLKYDNCNNGGRNVVERYTKMSNAIKKYGKNIFFSLCEWGDNNPATWAGGMGNSWRTTGDIADNWNSMTSRADQNDKWASYAGPGGWNDPDMLEVGNGGMTEAEYRSHFSIWALAKAPLLIGCDVRSMSQATKNIISNSEVIAVNQGNLGVQGKKVQSSNGLEVWAGPLSGNRKAVVLWNRQGYQATITAYWSSVGLPASAAVTARDLWAHSSSSAQGQISASVAPHDCKMYILTPK